ACGACAGCACCCTGGTCACCGAGGTAAACTCGACTTTCTCTCTTTCAGTAGACGCGCGAGACGACGATCCCTTCGAGTTCGATGGGTTCCGGTTTCGTCGTTCGCACCACGTTTCTTCATCGATTCTCAATGGGGAGAAACGTTGCTGGCCGaacgcgtcgcgtcgcgacTCGGACGTCGACGGCCATTTGCATAATTCTCCTACGCGTTAATCAGTCTCTCGGCGAATTTCGCTGGCGTTCGAACGAGCTCGCTTCGACTAAACGACTCGTGTTTCACGGGGTAATTCTCCTTGGCCTTTGTCGCTCTGTCCCGGCGGATTCGCGCTAACCGCGACGTGACGCGGCGCTCGCTCGGTCCCGTTCGCGGAACCGATGAGACCGCGCGTATCCGATCGCTCGGTAACGCGTTTTTCGGCGAAAGCTCGCGTGCTCGAATTCGTCGATCGATTCCTTGTATCTCGATTAACCGGAATCGCGTCTTCCGCGAACCCGATGGAAACTCCGCGACGCGTTCGAGAAACGGAGAAGCATCGCGGACGGTCACGCGGCAGTTTAGCTCGCTCGCGGTCCATTAACGCGTTATTAAATTGTCGCAATTAGACAGCAACGCTGGCTCGCCGTTGCCGCAACGAGGATCGTAACATTCGGGGTCGAGGATCTAGGTGCGAGTTGGCTCGGTTACGCTCTCGATTCTGCTCGATTCTACGCGTCGCCTAGGACGGAAATAGCCGCGTTTTCTGGCGCGCGTTGCGGTCGCGCGTGGCTTCTTTCGCTGGCGAGCGTCTCTTCTCGAAGTCCTTCGTCCGGAAGAAGGAGATCGAGGAGCGACCGATAACGAGTGACCGACCGATAGCTTACGACTCTCCGGTGGCGTCACCAATTGCCGACCAATTTACCTACCCCCGCATCCGGTCATGCGATCCGTCGCGTCAAATGCCTCGCGCGTACGTACAAACCGTCGGCGTCGCTCTTACCGAGGGTACGCGCGTACGAGTACGCGCACGTCCGCGTTTCTCGCTCGGTGACGCACACGACCGAATCGCGACCGAATTCGGTTGTGCCCGCCGCGGCGCTTCCGCCGCCCGGTCCGTTCGATCCTTCGACGCGCCTACCGAGAAACGACCACGAAtctcctcctcttcctcctcctgTCTCTTCTTCTCTTCCCTTCGGTTCCCTCTTCTTCCTCGCTGACCAGCCCCCCTCCTTCTCCTGTTCCTCCTCCTCTTCGGACAAGCGGCCCATCAACGCATCCCGCTTGGTCATTGTCGGTTCGCCGGCCGCATCGACGCGGAGGGTGTGCTCGCCACGTATTTACACGGTCCGGATTTACGCGGACGTATGACGCACGCAGCCATCGAGGCAAATCCTGTCCTTCCGTTTTCCGTTCTTGCTTTCTACCGTACCGGTCGTACCGGCGCAGCGCGGCGCAGCACGGCGCGGCCCGAGTCCACCTACCCCCCGACTCTCGTCGCCGCTTCCGCGAAACCGAGACGAGTTCGAGGAGCGTTCGAAGTTTGCGGAACGGAGTCGAGACGGCGGAAGAAGATTCGGAAAAGCCGGATTTCCGCCGGTTCCCCGTCTCGAGCGAGAAACGAAGGAGCGAACTCGATCTCCGTGGCTTCCACGAGTGGATCTCGCGCGCGCTAAACAAACGGCACACCGCGGTCATATCAATATATCGTTTTCGAAGTGTGTCAGGGTGATAAAATATGCTCGCGTCGTTAACGTCCTATGGGCGCGTGCACTGCCCTTGACGATCTAACTGGACGTCGTCGGTCGGTCGCCGAGCGCTCCCGTATTTCCATGCAATTTACCTTTTGCGTTTCACGCAGACATCAAAAGTCCGTGAGTGGCAATTTGCTTAAATCAAAGTTCGTGTTTAACCCATTAACTACCGTCGCGCCGGTGCGCTTTATTTGTCGAGGTTGATCGACGCTCGATGAGGATTCGTTTCTGCTTGTTCGCCTCTGTTTACCCGCGTCCGACGACACGTATCTTCTCTTTGACGAGCGTTCGCCGCTCTTCCCTTTCCACCGGCTCGTCCCTCGTCTTTCCGCATCGACGCGACGCGCGAGCTTACGAATTTTAAGCGCGATTGGAAACGCGCGTCGCGCGCCGACGCGTCGACGTCGTCCGGGAGTCGCAACGAGTTTCGAATCGAACGCGCGCCGTGCGGCTATGAAAACAGCGAAGATGAGCAGAAGACGAAGAGAGGGGTAGAGGCAAAGGGTAACGGAGGTAGGTTGTCGAGCGAGGGTGATGGACACCTCTGGCTGTGGGAGCCTCCGATGTCGTTCGCCGACCCACCTCGGTTCCGGTATCTCTCTCGTTTCTCCAGACGTTTCGGATACGATTCCCAATCGAACACGGGTCAACCCTAAGCGACGCGTTCGCGAACGAGGAAGATAAACGACGATAACGACGGGTAACCGGAGCAATGACTCGTCCGTGACGGAGCGATATCGTAGCATGGCCGATATTCGTAATCTCGAGAGAGTAGTTTACGTTGCGCGAAATCGTTCGAGACGAGCTCTTCCTTGTCCGCCTCTCGAACAGTTTTCCGCGAGGAAATCGTTTGCGGGACGTAGTCGTTGTAATGGCATTCTGCATCCACATAGCTAGACTTGGTATGCGACAACAGCTGGTGGCCTTCCACCTCTACGACTTTCTTCTACGTCGGTAGCCTGTTCGGGAACGTGGTGTTTGGCTGGATCGCCGACAAATGGGGCAGAAGGACGGCCTTCTTCGCCATTCTGTTCCTCGAGGTGATACTCTCGATCGCCACCAGTTTCAGCCCGAATTACGTGATCTACACGGTGTTGAGGACCGTGAACGGTCTCTTCTTCCCTGCCATCTATCAAATACCTTTCATACTAGGTAAGCGAATGGCCGACGGAAAGCGGAAACGACGTCAACAACTTACTCGTTTCAGCTCTGGAGTTGATGGGCCCCAGGTACAGAACGTTCGCCGGTATGGTGATCAGCATGTTCTTCGCGTCGGCGATGTCTCTTCTAGCCCTGCTGGTAACGCGCGTCGTTCCTTACGCATCGTAAACGTTCGGTCGCGCGCATTCTCGTTTCCGTTTCTTCTCGTTCGTAGGGTTACCTGCTCAGGCACTGGTTCGCGCTGTCGCTGGCTACCTCGGTGCCCTTCGTTCTCCTCTTCAGCTACTACTGGATCATTCCCGAGTCGCCGCGTTGGCTTCTTAGCAAAAATAGAATAGACGAAGCGGAGGTGATCGTGCAGCGCATGGCCAAGATAAACGGTCGGACGGTACCGAACAATTTTCTTAGGAAAATGGAGGTAAGAGATCGATCGGATCAGAGTTGGACGTTCGAAGAGAGACAAACTAAACTATGGCCAACTCTGGTTCGGATTTCAGGTGGAGATCCTGCGAAGGCAGGGTATTTCGTGCAACGGGACAAACTCCGGGGAGAACGAGACGACCGATGCGGTGGACAGGTCGCCGCCGCCGGCCGCGACGCCGATGGATCTCATCAGGAACCCGAACATCAGGAAAAAGTTTTTCATTCTAGCGTTCGACTGGGTGGCGAACGCGGTCGTGTACAACGGGCTTTCGTACAACACGACGAACCTCGGCCTGTCCGATTACCTGGCCTTCTTCATCGGTAAAGCTCGCGACGCTCTTCCCGAGCCGGCCTTGACTCGCGATCGCGTCGCTCGTAAACATGTTTTCGTGTTCGTGTCCGCTCTCGCGCCCGCGCACGCTAGTCAACGCGAATAACGCATCGTTACGCATACGCGATGCGATCGTTATCACGGCATTGCAACGCCACGGCGCGACGTTGGAACGCGACCGTTTGATCCATCGAACGACATTCATTTTTCTCTCTCATATTTTACGCGTTACAGGTGGCCTCGTCGAGATACCGTCCTACGTGATCACCTGGTACGCCATGGACAGGCTGGGCAGAAGATGGGTGCTGTGTCTGACTATGCTGCTGGGCGGCGTCGCCTGCGTCTCCTGCATGTTCGTTCCCGAAGGTACGATTTTCTGCTTGTCTCCGACGTATCCTAAACCGGTAGACGGGCTCCACGTGTGTATCCGCGCGCGTGCGCGTACGTGTGTCGCAGCAGACGCTGTATGGGTGACGGTGTCCTTGGCGATGATCGGCAAATTCGGGATCGCGGCCTCGTTCGCCGTGTTCTATGTGTTCGTCGGGGAGCTGCTGCCCACCGTGCTGAGGTCACAGGCGATGGGGGTCGCCTCGTTCATCGCGGGCATCGGTTTGCTCGGCTTCCCGTACATCGTTCACTTGGCCGTCTACTCGAGGGTACTTCCGCTGATCATCATGGGCACGCTCAGCGTCGCCGGAGCTCTCACGTCCATCTTCCTGCCGGAGACCCTCAACATTCACCTGCCGCAGACGATCGAGGAGGGCGAAATGTTCGGGGCCGACTTCAAGCTTTGGTCCTGCCCCACGTTACCAAAGTCAGTCACCGTTAACGTCAGTCGCGTTCGAGGAACTCGCGGACCGTGATCCACTAGATTTGTACTTTGCAGGAAACACACCGAGAAGGAGGAGAAGACGGAGTGGATGCCGCTGAGGTACTTGGTGAACGGCAAACCGGGAAATCGGTCGTCGCAGGCGCCGGAGGAAGCGACTGCCCAGGAGTCTGAAAATTCGCGAGCGAGTCAGCCATCGAGCGAGCCACGGAAGGAAGAGGAGGTCGCGGACGCCGACGAAAAGCGCCAGGACACGACGGTCGTGATCGTCGAACAGAGGAAAACGCAATGAGACCCGCGACTCGAGCCCGCTTTCCGTATCGTCGTCAAACTTTTGGTGTTCGCGATCGCGAGATCGATTCGAGACGGGACGGCAGTGCGCGACTTCTCGCGGGAACCGTCGAAGAAACGTAGCGTTTCGCCGTTTCGGTTTTCCAACGGACAAAATGCGCGGGTAGCGTAAAGATCGTGGTACGCGGAAATTCGGCGTCGCCATGGAGAATCGAACGTTCGTCTGTTTCTGTTTGTTCGAGACATTTTCCGAGACGTTCACGGCGATACGTGTTCGAGTCGAGGAGCCACGAGCCACCGTACCTCGCCTCGTCCTTCGACGTCCCATCCACCGACGGACCATCCTCGCGGTTACGTGAAGAAATCGAGAAAATCGTTCGTTGAATTTTCCACAGTGTTTCCGTTCTCTCCGACCCGATCGAAAGATGCGAGAAATCGTACACATACAGGCTGGACAATGCGGCAATCAGATCGGTGCCAAGGTCAGTGGGTTCGCGCGATCGGCGAACGTTTCGAAAAGTCCGATTCTTGGTTAATTCGTTGTATCGTAGTGTTTGACGCGAACGCGATCGAAGCGACGCCGG
This Megachile rotundata isolate GNS110a chromosome 7, iyMegRotu1, whole genome shotgun sequence DNA region includes the following protein-coding sequences:
- the LOC100879536 gene encoding organic cation transporter 1 isoform X1, whose amino-acid sequence is MSSIDFDEVLVHVGEKGKYQNIMYYLLCIPATLPAAFLAFSQVFVSASPDHWCRVPQLENLTDLMTLSERKNLSLPFTEKSDGKVKYSKCKMYDVNYTAIVESWLSGAIPENGTDGSGDGERPRRDRLPPPPVGNPDWPVIGCQHGWVYDTRDYDSTLVTELDLVCDNSWWPSTSTTFFYVGSLFGNVVFGWIADKWGRRTAFFAILFLEVILSIATSFSPNYVIYTVLRTVNGLFFPAIYQIPFILALELMGPRYRTFAGMVISMFFASAMSLLALLGYLLRHWFALSLATSVPFVLLFSYYWIIPESPRWLLSKNRIDEAEVIVQRMAKINGRTVPNNFLRKMEVEILRRQGISCNGTNSGENETTDAVDRSPPPAATPMDLIRNPNIRKKFFILAFDWVANAVVYNGLSYNTTNLGLSDYLAFFIGGLVEIPSYVITWYAMDRLGRRWVLCLTMLLGGVACVSCMFVPEADAVWVTVSLAMIGKFGIAASFAVFYVFVGELLPTVLRSQAMGVASFIAGIGLLGFPYIVHLAVYSRVLPLIIMGTLSVAGALTSIFLPETLNIHLPQTIEEGEMFGADFKLWSCPTLPKKHTEKEEKTEWMPLRYLVNGKPGNRSSQAPEEATAQESENSRASQPSSEPRKEEEVADADEKRQDTTVVIVEQRKTQ
- the LOC100879536 gene encoding organic cation transporter protein isoform X2, whose product is MSSIDFDEVLVHVGEKGKYQNIMYYLLCIPATLPAAFLAFSQVFVSASPDHWCRVPQLENLTDLMTLSERKNLSLPFTEKSDGKVKYSKCKMYDVNYTAIVESWLSGAIPENGTDGSGDGERPRRDRLPPPPVGNPDWPVIGCQHGWVYDTRDYDSTLVTELDLVCDNSWWPSTSTTFFYVGSLFGNVVFGWIADKWGRRTAFFAILFLEVILSIATSFSPNYVIYTVLRTVNGLFFPAIYQIPFILALELMGPRYRTFAGMVISMFFASAMSLLALLGYLLRHWFALSLATSVPFVLLFSYYWIIPESPRWLLSKNRIDEAEVIVQRMAKINGRTVPNNFLRKMEVEILRRQGISCNGTNSGENETTDAVDRSPPPAATPMDLIRNPNIRKKFFILAFDWVANAVVYNGLSYNTTNLGLSDYLAFFIGGLVEIPSYVITWYAMDRLGRRWVLCLTMLLGGVACVSCMFVPEDAVWVTVSLAMIGKFGIAASFAVFYVFVGELLPTVLRSQAMGVASFIAGIGLLGFPYIVHLAVYSRVLPLIIMGTLSVAGALTSIFLPETLNIHLPQTIEEGEMFGADFKLWSCPTLPKKHTEKEEKTEWMPLRYLVNGKPGNRSSQAPEEATAQESENSRASQPSSEPRKEEEVADADEKRQDTTVVIVEQRKTQ
- the LOC100879536 gene encoding organic cation transporter 1 isoform X3; translation: MTLSERKNLSLPFTEKSDGKVKYSKCKMYDVNYTAIVESWLSGAIPENGTDGSGDGERPRRDRLPPPPVGNPDWPVIGCQHGWVYDTRDYDSTLVTELDLVCDNSWWPSTSTTFFYVGSLFGNVVFGWIADKWGRRTAFFAILFLEVILSIATSFSPNYVIYTVLRTVNGLFFPAIYQIPFILALELMGPRYRTFAGMVISMFFASAMSLLALLGYLLRHWFALSLATSVPFVLLFSYYWIIPESPRWLLSKNRIDEAEVIVQRMAKINGRTVPNNFLRKMEVEILRRQGISCNGTNSGENETTDAVDRSPPPAATPMDLIRNPNIRKKFFILAFDWVANAVVYNGLSYNTTNLGLSDYLAFFIGGLVEIPSYVITWYAMDRLGRRWVLCLTMLLGGVACVSCMFVPEADAVWVTVSLAMIGKFGIAASFAVFYVFVGELLPTVLRSQAMGVASFIAGIGLLGFPYIVHLAVYSRVLPLIIMGTLSVAGALTSIFLPETLNIHLPQTIEEGEMFGADFKLWSCPTLPKKHTEKEEKTEWMPLRYLVNGKPGNRSSQAPEEATAQESENSRASQPSSEPRKEEEVADADEKRQDTTVVIVEQRKTQ